A single window of Actinoallomurus bryophytorum DNA harbors:
- the rpoD gene encoding RNA polymerase sigma factor RpoD, with protein sequence MLPSETPSVEQVADLVARGRERGVGITVDDVAAAIDRSDLPADSMDRVVRILGEQGVEVLESHSGHEDSARVDGDDLSRRAPTSDLVRIYLREIGRVPLLTAEEEVELAKSIEAGLFAEEKVARAVIITPGERTDLELLARDGVRAKQRLIEANLRLVVSIAKRYVGRGMLFLDLIQEGNLGLIRAVEKFDYTKGYKFSTYATWWIRQAITRAIADQARTIRIPVHMVETINKLVRVQRQLHQDLGREPSPDEIGLEMGLSPERVVEIQRVAQEPVSLQSPIGEEDSDLGDFIEDADAVVPIEAAAFILLQDQLDGILGSLSDREQRIIQLRFGLTDGHPRTLEEVGREFGVTRERIRQIESKTLAKLRHPTRAQMLREYLE encoded by the coding sequence GTGCTGCCAAGCGAGACGCCATCGGTTGAGCAGGTGGCGGATCTTGTCGCACGTGGCAGAGAGCGCGGCGTCGGAATAACCGTCGACGACGTGGCTGCCGCGATCGACCGCTCTGACCTGCCGGCCGACTCGATGGATCGAGTCGTCCGGATACTGGGAGAGCAAGGTGTCGAAGTCCTCGAGTCGCACAGCGGACACGAGGACTCGGCGCGCGTCGACGGAGATGACCTCTCCAGGCGTGCGCCGACTAGCGATCTGGTCCGTATCTATCTGCGAGAAATCGGCCGCGTGCCGCTACTCACGGCAGAAGAGGAAGTCGAACTCGCGAAATCGATCGAGGCGGGACTGTTCGCCGAGGAGAAGGTGGCCAGAGCGGTCATCATCACCCCCGGTGAAAGAACCGATCTCGAACTGCTCGCCCGCGACGGAGTGCGGGCGAAGCAACGACTGATCGAGGCCAACCTGCGCCTGGTGGTATCCATCGCCAAGCGTTATGTCGGTCGCGGAATGCTGTTCCTCGATCTCATCCAGGAGGGGAATCTCGGGCTGATACGTGCCGTCGAGAAATTCGACTACACCAAGGGCTACAAGTTCTCTACCTATGCGACCTGGTGGATCCGCCAGGCGATCACGCGAGCGATCGCCGACCAGGCCCGGACCATCCGGATTCCGGTCCACATGGTGGAGACCATCAACAAGCTGGTGCGCGTGCAGCGCCAGCTCCACCAGGACCTCGGCAGGGAACCCTCGCCCGACGAGATCGGCCTGGAGATGGGCCTTTCCCCCGAGCGCGTGGTCGAGATCCAGCGCGTCGCCCAAGAACCCGTCTCCCTGCAGTCCCCGATCGGAGAGGAGGACTCCGATCTCGGGGATTTCATCGAGGACGCCGATGCGGTCGTCCCCATCGAGGCGGCGGCGTTCATCCTGCTCCAGGACCAGCTCGACGGCATCCTGGGGTCGCTGTCGGACCGGGAGCAGCGGATCATCCAGCTGCGCTTCGGCCTGACGGACGGACATCCGCGCACCCTCGAAGAGGTCGGCCGGGAGTTCGGGGTGACGCGCGAGCGCATCCGCCAGATCGAGTCCAAGACGCTGGCCAAGCTGCGCCACCCGACGCGGGCCCAGATGTTGCGGGAGTATCTCGAGTAG